A part of Acipenser ruthenus chromosome 12, fAciRut3.2 maternal haplotype, whole genome shotgun sequence genomic DNA contains:
- the LOC117416756 gene encoding putative nuclease HARBI1 → MATYSVKLICSLAGFLQLTLSFSSSLAEACRLKEVSDMACPFLEEPVDIEAQILRRNLRRERVIRPRLDVLSFPDDHLFERYRFSAQSIIHLNNILSPHIVHMTHRGHGLSSEQILCVALRFFANGSFLYNIGDSEHISKATICWAVRNVTLGLKRLLYTFVVFPSHRPTRLIKELFHRIAGFPGVIGCIDGTHIPIAAPSVNEGDYVNRKSFHSINVQIICDAAHIISNVEAKWPGSVHDSRMFHECTLSARFAHGESNGYLLGDRGYPCQPYLLTPYPDPGPQQHYNLAHCRTRARVEMTIGMLKARFQCLRRLRVTPDRACDIIVACAILHNIATIRGEQCPTQPVNDPDNDPDHPTDARDGRAVRDTICYLHF, encoded by the exons ATGGCAACATACTCCGTGAAGCTAATCTGTTCGCTAGCAGGTTTTCTTCAACTAACCCTGAGTTTCTCCTCCTCTTTAGCTGAAGCCTGCAGACTGAAGGAGGTGTCAGACATGGCGTGTCCTTTTCTTGAAGAGCCAGTTGATATTGAAGCACAAATACTCCGCAGAAATCTCCGTCGGGAGAGGGTGATCAGACCCCGCTTGGATGTTTTATCATTCCCTGATGATCACCTGTTTGAACGTTACCGTTTTTCTGCTCAATCGATCATTCATCTGAACAATATTCTCAGCCCTCATATCGTTCATATGACACATCGTGGACATGGTCTCAGTTCGGAACAAATTCTTTGTGTTGCACTTCGTTTTTTTGCCAACGGGAGTTTTCTATATAACATCGGTGACTCTGAGCATATTTCCAAGGCAACCATCTGTTGGGCTGTCAGAAATGTGACTCTTGGACTGAAACGTTTACTGTACACTTTTGTGGTGTTCCCAAGTCACAGACCTACAAGACTCATCAAAGAATTATTCCACAGAATTGCAG GGTTTCCAGGTGTGATTGGCTGCATAGATGGCACTCATATTCCTATCGCAGCTCCTTCAGTAAATGAAGGAGATTATGTGAATAGGAAGTCTTTCCACAGCATTAATGTGCAG ATCATATGTGATGCAGCCCACATCATCAGCAACGTGGAAGCAAAGTGGCCTGGGTCTGTGCATGACTCGCGAATGTTTCATGAGTGTACACTGAGCGCTAGATTTGCCCAtg GAGAGTCCAATGGTTACCTGCTCGGTGACAGAGGGTACCCCTGCCAGCCCTATTTGCTGACCCCTTACCCTGATCCCGGCCCACAGCAACATTATAACTTGGCTCACTGCAGGACACGAGCCAGGGTAGAGATGACCATTGGGATGCTCAAGGCCCGGTTCCAGTGCCTTCGTAGGCTCAGGGTCACCCCAGACAGGGCATGTGACATTATTGTGGCATGTGCGATTCTCCACAACATTGCCACAATTAGAGGAGAACAATGTCCTACTCAACCAGTGAACGATCCTGATAACGATCCTGACCACCCCACTGACGCACGAGATGGAAGAGCAGTCAGAGACACAATATGCTACCTTCATTTCTGA